From the genome of Candidatus Eremiobacteraceae bacterium:
GCAGCGATCGCTCCTTGGTTGGCGACGGCTCAAACCACCGCCGCGGCGACGTGAGGCCAGGTTCAAGAACGACCATTGACCGGCGATAGCCCGCTCGTCGTCCTCGGCTGCCGCGTGGACGCCGTCGATGCGAGCTCAGCCGCCGAGACGATCACGAGTTGGATTCGGCAAGGCCGTCCGGCGCACGTCGTGACGCTCGGCGCGGAAATGGCGACGCTCGCTGCACGCGACGACGCGTATCGCGCGGCGATCAACGGCGCGGACCTCGTCGTGCCCGATACGGTCGGCATCGTCTGGGCCTCGCGCGTGTTGCGGCGGCCATTGCACGAACGCGTCGCCGGCATCGATCTCGTCGAACGCATCTTACGCGAAAGTCCGCCGGCTTCCATCCGCCTGTTCATCCTGGGAGCGGCGGCTGGTGTCGCGGAGAGCGCCGCGCAGGCGCTCGGCGGCGCGTTTCAAAGCGTGGTGATCTGCGGCATGCATCACGGATATTTCGATCGCGACCATGATGCGGAGCTCGCGAATGTGATCCGTGCATCTGGCGCGCGACTCGTGCTCGTGGGAATGGGTTTCCCGCTGCAAGAGGTCTGGATCCGGCAGAACTTCCAGACCCTCGGCGATGCGGTGTGCATCGGCGTCGGCGGAGCTCTGGACGTTTGGGCGGGTCGCGTCACGCGTGCGCCTGCGTCGTGGCGAAGAGCCGGATTGGAATGGTTCTATCGGCTTGTCCGCGAGCCGGCGCGGCTGCGGCGTCAACTCGCGCTGCCGCGTTTCGCGGCGCTCGTGCTCGCGCAGGCGTTGCGGGAGCGCGGCGCAAACCAAGCGCGCTGACCATGCGCGGAATGATTCTCGCGGGCGGACTCTCGACGCGTCTGCAGCCGCTGACGAACGATCTCCCGAAGCCGCTCGTGCCCGTGCTCGACCGGCCGGTGATCGGGCACGTCATCGACTATCTTGCCGTGCACGACGTCAGCGATCTCGTGGTCAACGTCCATTATTTCGCCGAGGATGTCGAGAGATATGTCGGCGACGGCGAGAACTTCAACGTCCGCATGTCGTACTTGCGCGAATCCACGCTGATGGGAAGCGCAGGTGCCGTCAAACAAGTCGAACAGCTTTTCGATTCGACGTTCGTCGTCATCGGCTGCGACGACGTGACCGACGTGGATCTTGGCGCTGCGCTTGCATTCCATCGGGAGCGCCGCGCAGAAGCGACGATCGTACTCGTGGAAGCCGATGACGTTTCGCAATACGGCGTCGTCGTCACGGAAGCGGACGGCCGGATCACCGATTTTCAAGAGAAGCCGGCCAAAGGAACCGAGCGCAGCAAACTCGTCAACACCGGCATCTACGTCTTTGAGCCGCAACTGCTCGCGCGCATTCCTGCCGCCACGTTTTACGACTTCGGCAAACAAGTGTTTCCCGAGCTCCTCGCGGCCGAAGCGCGATTCTTTGGAATGCGACAGCGCGCATATTGGTGCGACATCGGCACCCCGTCCGAATACCGTCGCGCGCACGCGAACGCGCTCACCGGCAAAGTGCGACTATCCATTGCGGACGGCGCGACGGTCCGCGACGGCGCGCTCATCGGCGCGGGTGCGACGATCGATCCGACCGTGCGCATCGAGGGTTTTGCGTCGATCGGCGCGGGATCCCGGATCGGCGCCGGCGCTATCATCGATTCGTCTATCGTGTGGCGCGGCGTCAAGGTCGGACCCAACGCGCATCTGCTCAATACGATTCTCGCTGACGACGTCGTCGTCGAACCCAATGCGTTCGTCGAAGGCGGCCTCTACGGCCGCGCCTCTCGCATTCGGTAATGTAGGGCGGACCTCTAAGGTCCGCCGGCGGACGATAAACGACCGCCCCACATTTCCAAAGCGGACGATAAACGTCCGTCCCACATTTCAAAAGGCGGACGATAAACGTCCGCCCTACATTTCCAATGAAAAGCGATTGCGTGATAACACGGCCTCATGCTCGCTCCGTTTGCCTGGATCGCAGGGATCGTGGCGCCGACGCGTTGCGCGGGTTGCGACGCTCTCGGCTCGACACTGTGTGAATATTGTTTGGCTGCGTGTATGCGTCACACGCCGGTGACCCGCGCTGCAAAGTCCGGCGCGCCATTCACCGTCGCTCTCGGCCCATATAGCGGCGCGCTCGCGCGAGCCATACGTCGCATCAAGTTCGGCGGCAGATGCGACGTCGCGCACACGCTTGGCTGTTTTCTTGCCGGGTCGATCGCGCTAAGCCTCGATATGGTAGTGCCGATGCCGCTGCATCCGGCGCGCATGCGAGAACGGGGATTCAACCAAGCCGCGCTCATCGCTCGCGCCGTCGCCGCGACACTTGGCGTCGCGCTCGAAAACCAAGCGGTTGTTCGCACAAACGCAACGGCACCGCAAAGCCGGCTGCCGCTCGCAGCGCGGCGCGCCAACGTCCGTGACGCGTTCGGCGCAGGGCGGCGGGCCACGCGTGTTCTCGGCCGACGCGTGCTGATCGTCGACGACGTCGTGACCACGGGGTCGACGTTAGCGTCGTGCGCCGCCGCGCTGCACTCGAGCGGTGCCGCGGCAGTCATCGGGGCGGCCTTGGCGATCCGACTCTGACCAACGTTCGGCCCGAGGGTAGCGCCCACAGCGGCGGCTAACAACCCGGCATGGACGATGCGAGATTCATGCAGCGTGCGCTCGAGCTCGCTGCGAAAGGTCGCGGCAATACAAGTCCAAATCCGATGGTTGGCGCGATCGTCGTCGCATCCGGCGGTGCGGTCGTCGGCGAAGGGTACCACGAGCGCGCTGGTTCCGACCACGCCGAGACGATCGCATTGCGAGCGGCGGGTGATCGAGCGCGAGGAGCCACGCTCTACGTCACGTTAGAACCTTGCGACCACCGAGGCAGAACGCCGGCGTGCACGCAGGCAATAGTGGAAGCGGGCATCAGGCGCGTGGTCGTTGCTATCGAAGACCCAGATCCGCGCGTGCGCGGAAAAGGCATCCAGCAACTCCGCGACGCCGGCATTGATGTCGCGGTCGGCGTTGAAGCAAGCGGCGCCGCGGCACTGAACTTCGCGTATCTCCATCACCGCAGCCGCGCGAGGTCGTTCGTGACGCTCAAAATGGCGGCGAGCATCGACGGGGCGATCGCGCCGCGCGCCGGCGTGCGCCACCGGCTGACAGGGGCAAAGGCCGCGGCGTTTGTCTACGATCTGCGCTTCGAACACGACGCGGTCTTGATCGGCGTCCACACGGCGATCACCGACAACCCGGAGCTCACCGTCCGTCCGGCACGGCCCCGCGCCGTGCCGTACTTGCGGATCATCGCGGATTCCAACGGCCGCACGCCGCTCGCAAGTCACGTCGTACAAGACGCCGCGACCACGCCGACAATGGTCGCCGCGACGACCGCGATCCCGGCGGAACGTCGCGACGCGCTGCTCGAACGAGGCGTGCAAGTCGTGACGTGCGCTTCCACGCCGGACGGCCACGTCGACCTCGCGGATCTCCTATCACAACTGGCGCAGCAAAATATTCTCAGCGTGCTGTGCGAAGGCGGACCGACCATCGCCACGGCCTTGCTCGCGCAAAAACTGGTCGGCAAGATCTACTGGTTCATAGCACCCGAGATCCTCGGCGCGGCAACGGTCGCTCCCGCCATCGACCGCGTTGCGGGCGCCGCTCGCCTGCACCTCGAATCTGCGGTGATGCTCGGGGAAGATCTTCTGGTCGAAGCGGTGCCCGCAACGTGATTGCGCCTTTGATCGCCGCGCTTCTCGTCACCTCACAGCCTGGACCGAATTCACGGCCGGTCCTTTCAGCCGAGCAGCGGCGTCGGATCGATTCGCTCGCCGCCGCGACCATGCTCCACCAACACCTTCCCGGCTTGTCGATCGCCATAGCGCGCAACGGCGCAATACTGTACGCCAACGGCTACGGCTACCGCGATGTACGGAAGCGCGCGCCGGCAGATCCGGGCACCGTCTATAATATCGCCTCCATGACTAAGCAGTTCACGGCCGTTGCCATACTGCTGCTGCAAGAAGACGGCAAGCTGAGCGTGGACGACAGCCTCGTGCGCTACCTTCCGGACTACCGCTACGCGCGGCAGATCACGTTGCGCGAGCTGCTCAACCACACATCGGGAATCCCCGACTACTCGATCGTGGACGGTGTGCCGCACAAAGCGACTGCTGCGCAGTTCGTCGACCTCATCAAGAACGCACCGCTCGACTTCTCACCGGGCTCTCGTTTTGAATACTCGAACACGAACTACGTCATACTCGGAATGATCGTCGAACAGGTCAGCGGCGAGTCGTACGGCAGCTTCCTCGCGCGACGTGTCTTCAGGCCGCTCGGCCTGCGCTCTACGAGTGCGCGCATGATCCCGCACGATCTTCCGGATGGTGCGGTCGGCTATACGTACGCGGGTGGCAAGATCGTCGAGGCGCCCCAAACAGCCGACGATCTCGGCTACGGCGACGGTACCGTTGATGCGTCGGTGACCGATCTCGTGCATTGGGATGCTGCTCTCGATAATGGAAGAGTCGTGAGCCGAGCGTCGTGGCGCGAGATGACGTTCTCGCCGCTCTCGCACGGGTATGGCATGCGCGGCGGCTACGGTTTCGGGCTCGACCTCGGGCATCTCTACGGCCGCCGTTACATCTTCCATCAAGGTCTGAACGTCGGGTTCGCCGGCGAGAACGCGACGTTTCCCGATGACGGTCTGGAGATCGCTGCGCTGAGCAACGGCGATCCTTTCGATGAAGATCTGTTCTTTCGCCGCGTCGTCTCGATCGTCGAACCGCCGAGCGCAGCCGCGGCAGCGGCCGACATGGTATCTGCAGCCGGCGAAGACTCCAGCATTACGCGAAAGGTGACTGCCGTGCTCGCCGGCATGCAGCGCGGATCGATCGACCCTGCGTTGGTCACGGCGGA
Proteins encoded in this window:
- a CDS encoding WecB/TagA/CpsF family glycosyltransferase, which translates into the protein MTGDSPLVVLGCRVDAVDASSAAETITSWIRQGRPAHVVTLGAEMATLAARDDAYRAAINGADLVVPDTVGIVWASRVLRRPLHERVAGIDLVERILRESPPASIRLFILGAAAGVAESAAQALGGAFQSVVICGMHHGYFDRDHDAELANVIRASGARLVLVGMGFPLQEVWIRQNFQTLGDAVCIGVGGALDVWAGRVTRAPASWRRAGLEWFYRLVREPARLRRQLALPRFAALVLAQALRERGANQAR
- a CDS encoding NDP-sugar synthase; this translates as MRGMILAGGLSTRLQPLTNDLPKPLVPVLDRPVIGHVIDYLAVHDVSDLVVNVHYFAEDVERYVGDGENFNVRMSYLRESTLMGSAGAVKQVEQLFDSTFVVIGCDDVTDVDLGAALAFHRERRAEATIVLVEADDVSQYGVVVTEADGRITDFQEKPAKGTERSKLVNTGIYVFEPQLLARIPAATFYDFGKQVFPELLAAEARFFGMRQRAYWCDIGTPSEYRRAHANALTGKVRLSIADGATVRDGALIGAGATIDPTVRIEGFASIGAGSRIGAGAIIDSSIVWRGVKVGPNAHLLNTILADDVVVEPNAFVEGGLYGRASRIR
- a CDS encoding phosphoribosyltransferase family protein — its product is MTRAAKSGAPFTVALGPYSGALARAIRRIKFGGRCDVAHTLGCFLAGSIALSLDMVVPMPLHPARMRERGFNQAALIARAVAATLGVALENQAVVRTNATAPQSRLPLAARRANVRDAFGAGRRATRVLGRRVLIVDDVVTTGSTLASCAAALHSSGAAAVIGAALAIRL
- the ribD gene encoding bifunctional diaminohydroxyphosphoribosylaminopyrimidine deaminase/5-amino-6-(5-phosphoribosylamino)uracil reductase RibD, giving the protein MDDARFMQRALELAAKGRGNTSPNPMVGAIVVASGGAVVGEGYHERAGSDHAETIALRAAGDRARGATLYVTLEPCDHRGRTPACTQAIVEAGIRRVVVAIEDPDPRVRGKGIQQLRDAGIDVAVGVEASGAAALNFAYLHHRSRARSFVTLKMAASIDGAIAPRAGVRHRLTGAKAAAFVYDLRFEHDAVLIGVHTAITDNPELTVRPARPRAVPYLRIIADSNGRTPLASHVVQDAATTPTMVAATTAIPAERRDALLERGVQVVTCASTPDGHVDLADLLSQLAQQNILSVLCEGGPTIATALLAQKLVGKIYWFIAPEILGAATVAPAIDRVAGAARLHLESAVMLGEDLLVEAVPAT
- a CDS encoding serine hydrolase domain-containing protein; protein product: MIAPLIAALLVTSQPGPNSRPVLSAEQRRRIDSLAAATMLHQHLPGLSIAIARNGAILYANGYGYRDVRKRAPADPGTVYNIASMTKQFTAVAILLLQEDGKLSVDDSLVRYLPDYRYARQITLRELLNHTSGIPDYSIVDGVPHKATAAQFVDLIKNAPLDFSPGSRFEYSNTNYVILGMIVEQVSGESYGSFLARRVFRPLGLRSTSARMIPHDLPDGAVGYTYAGGKIVEAPQTADDLGYGDGTVDASVTDLVHWDAALDNGRVVSRASWREMTFSPLSHGYGMRGGYGFGLDLGHLYGRRYIFHQGLNVGFAGENATFPDDGLEIAALSNGDPFDEDLFFRRVVSIVEPPSAAAAAADMVSAAGEDSSITRKVTAVLAGMQRGSIDPALVTADYARALAPPTMRQMCADAGIKGSPQRLIYRGRTYRDRKDFVFYDVYYPDSVVAVDAAIASNGALSLIELARED